The genome window TATGCTCTTAGCACTGCATATGAATATAatataaagaaaaacaagaaaGGTTTGTCGAGTTTATTATACTTTACTCTTGTACATACAACTATTAGTACATAATATGAATTGGCAGTGTCTTTTTCCACCAGTCTCTTTGAAGGTCATTTGAAGAGGAAAGACTGATATTCAAATTCAAATAAATCAATCATATGTTAATGAGTTGTGGGGCATGTCAAGTTCTGAGTCTTCATTAAATCCTGAACATTATGCTGGGCACAGGCCATATTCCCACAAGTGTTTTTTCTGCTTATTGAAAACCTCATTAAACTGAGGCTAACTCAAACGTCATGTAGGATTTAGAGTCTCACAGCTGTGATATTTCTTTGAATGTTCCTGCGCCAAAAGCCAGGGTGAGAACCTGAAATAGTTTTGCTCTGAATATGTCGACCCCTGTTACCTTTTTCTTCTTAGATGTCTGTGCCTTGCTGCTCTCCTGCTCAGTGAACCACTTCAATGATTGAAGGATGTGTGTATTTAGTTGTCATTTGAGAAAGACATTTGGATTCTGAACTAAAAGTATCTTCTTGGATTAGCATTGAGGTGCTTCTAACTATAGTAGGGCACAAGAACAGCATGTTACCGCAACACACAAGTAGAACAATCACTGTCAGTACGCTGTTTGGAAATCTTGAATATAATATCAACATttatatgtgtgttttttttgcacAGTGACGGTGTAATCTGaggacatgttgttgtttatctaAATAATTTGTAAAATGAACTGCACTATAAACACCTTGCCTTAAAACATGATGGATGAATATATgaaatattttattatttatttagcaTCATATTGAAAAACAGCAATGTTAGATtaataaatgaaaataaactCACATATTCCTCTGTGTATCCTGATAACGTTTGGCTTTCAAAAATTCTAAAGCCAAGAGCCTCTAAATGTAATCTTTTTTATCATTGATGTGTAGATTATACAGATTCATAAATCATAAGCAAGGATCTGTACAAGTAGTTTATTCAAATGAATGACGAGCTTCAAGGGATATGTTTTTCTAAAAGACAATGCTAAAAACTATCCATGCATTTAAAAGGATGGAATATGAAATCCTCTACATGCAGATTTATGTCGCTGAAACCCATTGTAGAGGGCAGATCAAAGTGTTAACTGTAATTCAATACTTTTAAAAGCTAAATGTGCTGACCTGTTCCACCCTGAAACACATGTCAGGAAATGTCTGCACTTAGGGTTGGATCGTGTGaaatatatatctttttctGTAATtttctgtacagaacagtattcAGGATCGATATGTTATTGTTTATTGATGATGTACTGCATTGTATCTTTCACCAATCAATACTGGACAGCTGGATCAGAGCCAAAAACATTGGCCTGGCGATAACTTATAGGCTTTTGTACTCTAAATGTGCTCAGGTGGATTTTTGCTAACTTTAGAATGAATGACTGTGTGAGGGAAGGCTCTTTGAAGGTGTTGATTTACGCAGGGTGATTTTAAATAGGCaaactgaaaagaaaaaaaaaagagtggGTGTGAACACACAACTGTGTTCAACAGTTCCAACAGTAAAGCCTGATGTAACCTGCATGTTTGATGGTGTGTTGAATGTCAATAAGCAAGTGAACGTTTGCCATAAAAATATGGTTCACTTGTCACATGCTTATTAATGACAAGCGCTGCCTATAACAATACTGGATCGTCATTTGGACAGACAATTTAACTGCCTCCAGatatttgtctttcttttccCCAGTATAGTTTCCCAGTCAAGGACATGGTCTCCTGATTGGCCCTACCAGCTACACATCACAGGGGTAAGACCAGTCTATCCCGGGCCATGACTGCGCTGCTTTACAACGTCAGTGTTCCCGGGAATACAGCCGCTCAGCTGCAGGCCTCAGACTCTCCCTTCAACCTGAGTGCAGCGGGGCAGGATGCTCTCAGCTCAGGAGAGTCACTGGCCCCACTCTGCACCCTTTGCTGCTGTGGATATGTCAATCGTACCTTGGCAGTGGTGTTCATGGTTACCCTGGCCTTTGCCATTGTGGTTGGAAATGTGGTCACACTAACTGTCTTTGTGCAAACGAGGCAGTCCCGAACACCTCAGGGATACCTGAAAGGtagatgtttttattgtgtttttttcaaaaaTCATTAGAACAAACCAACGCAATGTGGATATGCTTATATATTCCACAATACCTTCCTCTGGTAGAAATTCAATATTCATTCTCAAAATGTATAAATGGCATAATGGAATTTCAAATAACTATTAATATCAATATTGGTAAATAATAAGAATGTATCATCGTGCCAATACCAAAGACCTTGTAAGGTTTACATCCTTAGAGGGTCTAGCTAATTCATTGCAGTACCTTTTTGAATACCAACATTGGATGATTTCCATTACAAAGTGACATTTTAACATAAAGAGCTAGAAATGTGTAAACTGAATATGTCCTCTTAGCCCTCTTCCTCTTTGTCTCTCTCTGACAGTGTCTCTGGCCATAGCAGACATGATGGTCGGTGTCCTGGTGGTCCCTTTCTGCGTCTACACAGAGATCTCTCTCATGTTGACCAGCTCACCTCCCTCTTGGTACCAGGGTAGTTCTACTTTCCTGGACAACTCTTCTTCTCTCGGGGGACTGGTGAGCACTTGGCAGCCCTGCCTGCTGATTGGCCCCGTATTTGCTGGATGCACCTTCGTCTCCATCAGCACTATCTTCCTCATGACGCTGGAGCGAAGTGTGGCCATCCTACGACCTCTCCACAAGGATGTCCTGGTGACCCGGAGAAGAACTCTCCTGCTCATCCTGCTCTCCTGGGCTGCCAGCTTCCTGTTGGCTCTTGTACCCCTCATCTTCAGCAGGAACTTCATTTTGGAGTACAATGAGTGCAGTCGTATGTGTAACTACACCCCTCTGATGTTCGGGAGCCAGCTGCCACCCGATGCCTACATTTTGCTGTTATTCCCAGCATTTGACTTCACACTGCTTGGCGGCACATTAGCTGTTAACATTGTGTCTTTTACGAGCATCAGACGGTACTCCCAAAAACGCAAACTGCTCTCAGAGGGGAGTCTGAGTGACGGAGCGGGAGGAGGTGGGGGAGGGTGCTCTCACAGGCCCTCCTTTTCAGACATTAAAGCCGCAAAGACAATAAGCATACTCACATTCGCCTTCACAGCATCCTTCTCTCCCATTGCGGTGTTTGTGCTCGGGAACGTGGTGGGATACACCTGGTGTAACTTTTCCTTTTTTGCATTCTGGATCCTGGCAGGAAACAGTTGCTGTAACGTCATCATCTACAGCGTCAGGGACCACCGCTTCAGGAAGGGTTTGAAACTGCTCTTTCAGCGAGACCACTCCCCCCCACATGCTGAGAAGTCCTGAGGGACTTGTGAATTTAAAAGCAACAAGAGCATGTTTTGTAGCTGCTTTCCATTCCTTTTGTTTTAAAAGGAATAGATTTTGGGAATATGCATATTTAATTTCTTGCAGAGAACATCTGTATTGTAAATATGTACTTAGAGGCAGGgggttatatattatatttattttccacTTTTTCTGctattctttgttttaacagtttttGTACAGATTTAATAATTAAGTTGTACTGTGCACTTTTCAGTTTTAAAGATGCTGGCAAAGTTAAGCAAATCATTTCCTAGTTTGAGGTACATTTTCTCCTTGTTAATCCAAGAAGAGAGTGGTTATATCAGTCTTTAGATAATCTAAGTTAATGCACGTTCTGAACTTTTTCATGAATTCAAATGTAACAGCATATTAACAAACAAAGGTCATTCAAACATGAAATTATGCAGGGAGGgtgaacattttaaattgtaacCATTTTGAAAGCCTTTCCCATTTGTCTTCAGAAAATATGTCCCCTCCCTCTATTGTTAAACCTCTTTCTGACTTAACATCAGAGTTTCAAAAAGCTTTTCAATAACTCGAGGAAGAAGAGTGTATTTCCAGGAGAAGCGCCAACATTGgtttatgtttttacttttttgtCAGTAGTGGGACTATACATTCATCGTTATTAATCCTGCTGTTTCCTCTTTGAATTATTGTGGAATACAAGTTTTTCAGCAAGAAGTTTAAATCTGAAATTGTATTCTGTTGTGTGACACATTATTTTTCATCAtcttactttgaaatgattGAAATGCACTTTACAATTACTACCAGTTACAATGGTAGCCATTTGCATTGTGCTAAATGTCACAATGTGCCAAATATTTCTGTCTAAGAATATGTGAATAAAAGAATGATCTGTACATATGTTAAGTCAGTATAAAGTGTATTGCtataacatactgtatatagtctacacaccagagttcccgttagccggtaattaccggactatagGCCTACGACCGGtcaaatatgctgaagaccggcaaatctaaatctctccggtcaaataTATTCcccttagcgcaataccgcatcagttgcgcaacttcaattatgtgacagacaaaagagtatgtgacagacaagaatagtcaattctaatgtctaacacgtaatgtggagaaagagatgtcctgtatgggttgattgtgcgttgatctgttggtaatgcctct of Pseudochaenichthys georgianus chromosome 3, fPseGeo1.2, whole genome shotgun sequence contains these proteins:
- the LOC117461666 gene encoding adenosine receptor A3, with the protein product MTALLYNVSVPGNTAAQLQASDSPFNLSAAGQDALSSGESLAPLCTLCCCGYVNRTLAVVFMVTLAFAIVVGNVVTLTVFVQTRQSRTPQGYLKVSLAIADMMVGVLVVPFCVYTEISLMLTSSPPSWYQGSSTFLDNSSSLGGLVSTWQPCLLIGPVFAGCTFVSISTIFLMTLERSVAILRPLHKDVLVTRRRTLLLILLSWAASFLLALVPLIFSRNFILEYNECSRMCNYTPLMFGSQLPPDAYILLLFPAFDFTLLGGTLAVNIVSFTSIRRYSQKRKLLSEGSLSDGAGGGGGGCSHRPSFSDIKAAKTISILTFAFTASFSPIAVFVLGNVVGYTWCNFSFFAFWILAGNSCCNVIIYSVRDHRFRKGLKLLFQRDHSPPHAEKS